In the Topomyia yanbarensis strain Yona2022 chromosome 3, ASM3024719v1, whole genome shotgun sequence genome, one interval contains:
- the LOC131690835 gene encoding uncharacterized protein LOC131690835: MASKFPRADHLTNEEVDYELMIRGKVEETKTDSEAKYRLLRNLFYEDVRENRDYPSRFTIEQEFDRVSSIIDVLRGKLEKGPDERCISRLKHYALRVARSIAEDPGSEAMRKELIREIRSVLNRFSGKKGSEDSHSGEVVDNQQKSLESGNDDRKDEEHRDDGQEREDRSSDEHSKRSLGAIPKTASEEQLRRENQLNDENRMLRMQVAELRRELAEFRLATQIPDPTRFVNPSNRGLQVPELISRAEFDREAQPTPYIRVNHPETERRQREEVPQRRYSGIPQTRQDEFDRGRVIRRESVERRMETGSDRSYYDARDGQDQARQLSRMYGMETRIAEREDPADRRWSDRPSFSQWDSRGNPTGGLHRRQSAVPLQSSEDEDGYDAEEFRPRRRVNRRIADREIQDADRRMEKWHLTFSGDPRHRSLEDFLHKIRRLARMDRIADDILLQRVHTILRGDAYDWYLCYADEFLDWQDFEEKIRYMYGNPNKDQGNRQKIYERKQLRNEPFLTFKTEIERLNKLLSSPLDQERIFEVIWDNMRPHYRSKLACRTVRDVRKLEYYAYRIDANDPALRQCREGPTRNTTGLHNIEAEESTGFYSEAEEVNALGKRFDGDRRAKEQSKSVTRAQQPSATPAIEQTNGPLCWNCRRTGHIWRNCRHEKQLFCYICGTPGKTTVTCENHPRIDRDRIGNPSGN, encoded by the coding sequence ATGGCTTCTAAGTTTCCGAGAGCCGACCACTTAACCAATGAGGAAGTAGATTACGAGCTCATGATTCGTGGTAAGGTTGAGGAAACTAAAACTGATTCGGAAGCCAAATACCGACTACTACGAAACCTTTTTTACGAAGATGTGAGGGAAAATCGGGATTATCCGTCGCGGTTTACTATCGAACAAGAGTTCGATCGCGTGTCAAGCATAATCGATGTTTTGAGAGGAAAGTTGGAGAAAGGACCAGATGAAAGGTGCATTTCCCGATTAAAACATTACGCGCTTAGGGTCGCCCGAAGCATAGCTGAGGATCCTGGATCCGAAGCCATGCGTAAAGAACTGATAAGGGAAATTCGAAGTGTGTTGAACAGATTTAGTGGGAAGAAGGGTTCCGAAGATTCTCACTCAGGAGAAGTTGTCGACAATCAGCAAAAGTCATTGGAGTCAGGGAATGATGATAGGAAAGACGAGGAGCACCGAGACGACGGACAAGAACGCGAAGACAGGTCGTCTGATGAGCATTCGAAGCGATCCCTTGGAGCTATTCCCAAAACGGCAAGTGAGGAACAACTACGGAGGGAAAACCAACTTAACGACGAGAACAGAATGCTGAGAATGCAAGTGGCTGAGTTGAGGCGAGAATTGGCAGAATTTAGACTGGCAACCCAGATACCGGATCCGACGAGGTTCGTCAACCCTTCCAATCGAGGGCTTCAAGTTCCTGAGCTGATAAGTAGGGCGGAGTTCGACAGAGAAGCGCAACCGACACCGTACATCCGAGTCAACCATCCAGAAACCGAACGCAGGCAGAGAGAAGAGGTACCACAACGACGATATAGCGGAATTCCACAGACGAGACAGGATGAGTTCGATAGAGGACGAGTGATTCGAAGAGAATCAGTCGAACGACGGATGGAGACAGGAAGCGACCGTTCGTACTACGATGCACGAGACGGTCAGGATCAAGCGCGACAGTTGAGCAGAATGTATGGTATGGAGACGAGAATAGCTGAACGGGAGGATCCAGCTGATAGACGGTGGAGCGACAGACCGAGTTTTTCTCAGTGGGATAGTCGAGGTAATCCCACCGGTGGCCTGCATCGAAGGCAGAGTGCAGTACCCCTGCAGAGTAGCGAGGACGAAGATGGGTATGACGCTGAGGAGTTTCGCCCAAGACGTCGTGTGAATCGACGAATCGCGGATCGCGAGATTCAGGATGCAGACCGGCGTATGGAGAAATGGCATCTAACTTTTAGTGGCGACCCCCGCCATCGATCGTTGGAAGATTTTCTCCATAAGATTCGTAGGCTAGCGCGAATGGATCGGATCGCAGACGACATCCTATTGCAGCGAGTGCATACCATATTACGGGGAGATGCCTACGATTGGTACTTGTGCTACGCTGACGAGTTCCTAGATTGGCAGGACTTCGAGGAGAAAATCCGTTACATGTACGGTAACCCAAATAAGGACCAAGGAAACCGTCAGAAAATCTACGAGCGGAAACAACTTCGGAACGAGCCGTTTTTGACGTTCAAGACGGAGATAGAGCGCTTAAACAAACTTCTATCGTCACCGCTAGATCAGGAAAGAATTTTCGAGGTCATCTGGGACAATATGCGCCCACACTACCGTTCAAAACTAGCGTGTAGAACGGTACGAGATGTGCGAAAGCTTGAGTACTATGCGTACCGCATTGATGCGAACGATCCGGCACTCAGGCAGTGTCGAGAAGGACCGACACGTAACACGACGGGTCTACACAACATCGAGGCTGAAGAGTCGACGGGGTTCTATTCCGAAGCAGAAGAGGTGAACGCGTTAGGAAAAAGGTTCGATGGTGATCGGCGGGCAAAGGAGCAGTCCAAATCGGTAACGCGTGCTCAACAACCCAGTGCCACGCCGGCAATCGAACAGACAAATGGTCCCCTTTGCTGGAATTGCCGCCGAACGGGACATATTTGGCGAAACTGCAGACACGAAAAGCAGTTGTTCTGCTACATCTGCGGAACACCCGGTAAGACGACGGTGACCTGCGAGAACCACCCACGGATTGACCGGGACAGGATAGGTAATCCATCGGGAAACTAG